Proteins from a genomic interval of Kitasatospora herbaricolor:
- a CDS encoding SGNH/GDSL hydrolase family protein, which yields MLSPARKLVSLLVTSLTLVLTLALTTSDASAATGSRYVALGDSYAAGAGVPGQSAGLCLRSDHNYGQLVAAALHSTSYTDVTCSAAKVKAMTSAQYDAFIRVNDPQLNALRADTDLVTVGIGGNDLGVGDLGVGEIIATCIAGAVVNPFGTPCRDVYNHGHWSWSSWSWEYGNDDLADRIAGAAPQLADVLARIHAKSPGAKVLVVGYPSVLPENSSDCLGRQPVTSGDVTYLHGVLGRLNSMLAATAAAGGAGYVDTAGPTRGHDACSASPWIEGALPGSPAVPFHPNAKGEQVMAQAVLAALK from the coding sequence GTGCTCAGCCCTGCCCGGAAACTCGTGTCCCTGCTGGTCACCAGCCTCACCCTGGTGCTCACGCTCGCCCTGACCACCTCCGACGCGAGCGCCGCCACCGGCTCGCGGTACGTCGCGCTCGGCGACTCCTACGCCGCCGGCGCCGGGGTCCCCGGCCAGTCGGCGGGGTTGTGCCTGCGCTCCGACCACAATTACGGCCAGCTGGTCGCGGCCGCGCTGCATTCCACCTCGTACACGGATGTCACGTGTTCGGCGGCCAAGGTGAAGGCCATGACCTCGGCCCAGTACGACGCCTTCATCCGGGTCAACGACCCGCAGTTGAACGCGCTGCGCGCCGACACCGACCTGGTGACCGTCGGCATCGGCGGCAACGACCTGGGCGTCGGCGACCTCGGCGTGGGCGAGATCATCGCCACCTGCATCGCGGGCGCCGTGGTGAACCCCTTCGGCACCCCCTGCCGGGACGTCTACAACCACGGCCACTGGAGCTGGAGCAGCTGGTCCTGGGAGTACGGCAACGACGACCTGGCCGACCGGATCGCCGGCGCCGCCCCGCAGCTGGCCGACGTGCTGGCGCGGATCCACGCCAAGTCCCCCGGCGCAAAGGTGCTGGTGGTCGGCTACCCGTCGGTGCTGCCGGAGAACTCCTCCGACTGCCTGGGCCGCCAGCCCGTCACCAGCGGGGACGTCACGTACCTGCACGGCGTGCTCGGCCGGCTGAACTCGATGCTCGCCGCGACGGCCGCCGCGGGCGGCGCCGGCTACGTCGACACCGCCGGCCCGACCCGCGGGCACGACGCCTGCTCCGCCTCCCCCTGGATCGAGGGCGCGCTGCCCGGCTCCCCGGCCGTCCCGTTCCACCCGAACGCCAAGGGCGAGCAGGTGATGGCGCAGGCCGTGCTGGCCGCGCTGAAGTAG
- the rox gene encoding rifampin monooxygenase, with protein MIDVIVAGSGPTGLMLAGELRLHGVRVFVVDKETEPTEQSRAQGLHARSVEVMDQRGLLERFLPLGRKFTVGGFFAGLGTSWPEGLDTAHSYVLAIPQEVTERLLAEHATEAGAEIRRGCELVGLSQDEHGVTVELADRSADGAADGRGRTRLRARYVVGCDGGRSTVRKLLGVGFPGEPSRVETLLGVMAADAPAETVATVVAEVRKTQLRFGLGPMPDGLYRVVVPAEGVAEDRTAAPTLEEFKQQLRAYAGTDFGVHSPRWLSRFGDATRLAERYRVDRVLLAGDAAHIHPPTGGQGLNLGVQDAFNLGWKLAAEINGWAPQGLLDSYHEERHPVAAEVLENTRAQIQLMSTEPGPRAVRRLLAELMEFEEVNHHLIEKITGIAVRYDFGEGHRLLGRRMRDLALKRGRLYGLMHTGRGLLLDRTGRLSVEGWADRVDHVVDGSEELDVPAVLLRPDGHVAWAGDDRRELLGVLPRWFGAPTG; from the coding sequence ATGATTGACGTGATCGTTGCCGGCAGTGGACCGACCGGCTTGATGCTGGCCGGCGAGCTGCGGCTGCACGGCGTGCGGGTGTTCGTCGTGGACAAGGAGACGGAGCCGACCGAGCAGTCCCGCGCACAGGGGCTGCACGCGCGCAGCGTCGAGGTGATGGACCAGCGCGGCCTGCTGGAGCGGTTCCTCCCGCTCGGCCGGAAGTTCACCGTCGGCGGTTTCTTCGCCGGCCTCGGCACCTCCTGGCCCGAGGGGCTGGACACCGCGCACTCCTACGTCCTGGCCATCCCGCAGGAGGTCACCGAGCGACTGCTGGCCGAGCACGCCACCGAGGCCGGTGCGGAGATCCGGCGCGGCTGCGAACTCGTCGGGCTGAGCCAGGACGAGCACGGGGTGACCGTCGAGCTGGCCGACCGCAGCGCGGACGGAGCCGCGGACGGCCGGGGACGCACCCGGCTGCGCGCGCGGTACGTCGTCGGCTGCGACGGCGGCCGGAGCACGGTGCGCAAGCTGCTCGGTGTCGGCTTCCCCGGTGAGCCCTCCCGGGTCGAGACGCTGCTGGGCGTGATGGCGGCGGACGCGCCGGCCGAGACGGTGGCCACCGTGGTGGCCGAGGTCCGCAAGACCCAGCTGCGGTTCGGCCTCGGGCCCATGCCGGACGGGCTGTACCGGGTCGTGGTGCCCGCCGAGGGGGTCGCCGAGGACCGGACGGCCGCGCCGACCCTGGAGGAGTTCAAGCAGCAGCTGCGGGCGTACGCCGGCACCGACTTCGGCGTCCACTCGCCGCGCTGGCTCTCCCGCTTCGGCGACGCCACCCGGCTGGCCGAGCGCTACCGGGTCGACCGGGTGCTGCTCGCCGGGGACGCGGCGCACATCCACCCGCCGACCGGCGGCCAGGGCCTCAACCTGGGCGTGCAGGACGCCTTCAACCTCGGCTGGAAGCTGGCGGCCGAGATCAACGGCTGGGCGCCGCAGGGGCTGCTGGACAGCTACCACGAGGAGCGGCATCCGGTGGCCGCCGAGGTGCTGGAGAACACCCGGGCGCAGATCCAGCTGATGTCGACCGAGCCCGGCCCCCGGGCCGTGCGCCGGCTGCTGGCGGAGCTGATGGAGTTCGAGGAGGTCAACCACCACCTGATCGAGAAGATCACCGGGATCGCCGTCCGCTACGACTTCGGCGAGGGGCACCGGCTGCTCGGCCGGCGGATGCGGGACCTCGCGCTGAAGCGGGGGCGCCTCTACGGCCTGATGCACACCGGCCGGGGCCTGCTGCTCGACCGGACCGGCCGGCTCTCGGTGGAAGGCTGGGCGGACCGGGTCGACCACGTCGTCGACGGCAGCGAGGAGCTGGACGTGCCGGCGGTGCTGCTGCGGCCGGACGGTCACGTGGCCTGGGCCGGCGACGACCGGCGGGAGCTGCTCGGCGTGCTCCCCCGGTGGTTCGGCGCCCCGACCGGCTGA
- a CDS encoding CocE/NonD family hydrolase, with protein sequence MPQTAQHPASYPYRTVREDVRVPLADGVELHARIWRPVTEEAVPALLEYLPGRLGDGTAARDTERHPWYAGHGYASVRVDVRGHGNSGGLPGEEYSAQELADGVAVVGWLAARPWCSGSVGMFGLARGGSTALRIAALAPPALKAVVAVCADDGRRDGEAHHLGGALLAAGTHARSAGLLSLAACPPDPRYVGEDWRRMWLDRLAALEPPVHSWLTHRTGGQPPPPGPDGPEYRAIEAAVLAVAGWAAPGRDTVLRLVEQLAAPVRGLIGPWAQQYPDQGLPPGPAIGFLQETLRWWDHWLKGTDTGVLAEPALRSWIDGSGPPAGDGDRPGRWCGEESWPSPDVREIHYGLDTALRTAGTASEDRFVHVRSPQHTGVDAGSPHPAGSAADLPPDQREEDGRSVCFDSTPLPEPVEILGRPALRLRLRGRGPRGQVVARLCDVAPDGTSALITRGVLALAPGRDGGPPPAGAPGGGPDATVDVTVDLAGTGYAVPPGHHLRLALSSAYWPWIWPQPQDEGFDLDPSRSALTLPVRHLAADAGSAPVAFGPPEQAAPPDVRRPEPLTSRPERLVIRDVATGEWRLELDPGFGGPLIHPDGLVHEERTVEAYRILSGDPLGAGARTDRTVRLERPDIGWDVTVRTRSRLDCDATHLIARNQVSVLEAGSVVFSREWERRVPREAP encoded by the coding sequence ATGCCGCAGACCGCGCAGCACCCGGCGTCCTACCCGTACCGGACCGTCCGGGAGGACGTGCGCGTCCCGCTGGCGGACGGGGTCGAGCTGCACGCCAGGATCTGGCGCCCGGTGACCGAGGAGGCCGTGCCCGCCCTGCTGGAGTACCTGCCCGGCCGGCTCGGCGACGGGACGGCGGCCCGCGACACCGAGCGCCACCCCTGGTACGCCGGGCACGGCTACGCCTCCGTCCGGGTCGACGTCCGGGGCCACGGCAACTCCGGCGGGCTGCCCGGCGAGGAGTACTCGGCGCAGGAGCTCGCGGACGGCGTCGCCGTCGTCGGGTGGCTGGCCGCGCGGCCCTGGTGCAGCGGGAGCGTCGGGATGTTCGGCCTGGCCAGGGGCGGCTCCACCGCCCTGCGGATCGCCGCGCTGGCACCGCCCGCGCTCAAGGCCGTGGTCGCCGTCTGCGCCGACGACGGCCGGCGGGACGGCGAGGCCCACCACCTGGGCGGAGCGCTGCTCGCCGCCGGCACCCACGCCCGGTCCGCCGGCCTGCTGTCCCTGGCCGCCTGCCCGCCCGACCCGCGGTACGTCGGCGAGGACTGGCGCCGGATGTGGCTGGACCGGCTGGCCGCCCTCGAACCCCCCGTCCACTCCTGGCTCACCCACCGCACCGGCGGGCAGCCCCCGCCCCCGGGCCCGGACGGTCCCGAGTACCGCGCGATCGAGGCCGCCGTGCTCGCCGTGGCCGGCTGGGCGGCCCCCGGCCGGGACACCGTGCTCCGGCTGGTCGAGCAGCTGGCCGCCCCCGTCCGCGGCCTGATCGGCCCCTGGGCGCAGCAGTACCCCGACCAGGGCCTGCCGCCCGGCCCCGCGATCGGCTTCCTGCAGGAGACCCTGCGCTGGTGGGACCACTGGCTCAAGGGCACCGACACCGGGGTGCTCGCCGAGCCGGCGCTGCGCAGCTGGATCGACGGGTCCGGGCCGCCCGCCGGGGACGGGGACCGGCCGGGCCGCTGGTGCGGCGAGGAGTCCTGGCCCTCCCCCGACGTCCGCGAGATCCACTACGGCCTGGACACCGCGCTGCGCACCGCCGGTACCGCCTCCGAGGACCGCTTCGTCCATGTCCGCTCCCCGCAGCACACCGGGGTGGACGCCGGGAGCCCGCACCCGGCCGGCAGCGCCGCCGACCTGCCGCCCGACCAGCGGGAGGAGGACGGCCGCTCGGTCTGCTTCGACTCCACGCCGCTCCCCGAGCCGGTGGAGATCCTCGGCCGGCCCGCGCTGCGGCTGCGGCTGCGCGGCCGGGGCCCCCGCGGACAGGTGGTGGCCCGGCTCTGCGACGTCGCGCCGGACGGCACCTCGGCACTGATCACCCGCGGCGTGCTCGCCCTCGCCCCCGGCCGGGACGGCGGCCCGCCGCCCGCGGGCGCGCCCGGCGGCGGCCCGGACGCCACGGTGGACGTCACCGTCGACCTGGCCGGCACCGGGTACGCCGTGCCGCCCGGCCACCACCTGCGCCTCGCGCTGTCCTCCGCCTACTGGCCGTGGATCTGGCCGCAGCCCCAGGACGAGGGCTTCGACCTGGACCCGTCCCGCAGCGCCCTGACCCTCCCCGTCCGCCACCTCGCCGCCGACGCGGGCAGCGCGCCGGTCGCCTTCGGACCGCCCGAGCAGGCCGCGCCGCCGGACGTCCGTCGCCCCGAACCGCTGACCAGCCGCCCGGAGCGCCTGGTGATCAGGGACGTCGCCACCGGCGAGTGGCGCCTGGAGCTGGACCCGGGCTTCGGCGGCCCGCTGATCCATCCCGACGGCCTGGTCCACGAGGAACGGACCGTCGAGGCGTACCGGATCCTCTCCGGCGACCCGCTCGGCGCCGGCGCCCGCACCGACCGGACCGTCCGGCTGGAGCGACCGGACATCGGCTGGGACGTCACCGTCCGGACCCGCTCCCGGCTCGACTGCGACGCCACCCACCTCATCGCCCGCAACCAGGTGAGCGTGCTGGAGGCCGGCTCGGTGGTGTTCAGCCGGGAGTGGGAGCGCCGGGTGCCCCGCGAGGCGCCCTGA
- a CDS encoding endonuclease/exonuclease/phosphatase family protein: protein MTTPTAPRPRSRRALLRATLLPAGLAASLVLVPLPSAFAAPSADAVVAEVYGGGGNSGATLKNDFIELANKGGAAFGLTGWSVQYISASPGANSQWSVTPLTGSIAPGGRYLVAEAAGAGGTVALPTPDATGSLALSGTAGTVALVQGTDPLTCKTAADCAADPRVRDLVGFGTAVVREGAPVTGASSTASVARRANLADTDDNAADLLAGDPTPVNSYGESAKGTTPGGPTGPTEPGPLRIHDIQGATRLSPQLGNTVPGVPGIVTGVRGYGSKGFWIQDPNADADPATSEALFVYTGSKVPTVQVGDSVLVTGKVAEYYPNYAGGSQSLTQLTAPAITVLSSGNAVPAPVQVSTRNIPGTYTPEAAGGSIEGLTLQPEKYALDFYESLEGMNVQVKDVRVIQATDKYNELWVAADAQDQRSKRGGVLYESYREPNVGRLMVQQLAPVAQQPFPVANVGDLLTGTTTGPLDYNSFGGYTLAATSIGAVQDNHLEREVTAPAADREATIATYNVENLAPGNPDSKFAELAQAVVTNLRSPDVIALEEIQDNNGATSNGTVDASVTVAKFIAAIQAAGGPAYDWRSVNPVDGKDGGEPGGNIRQVFLFNPQRISFTDVPVADPTNTPVDVTGTGAAASLTASPGRIDPGNEAWANSRKPLIGQFSFRGKKLFVIANHFNSKGGDQGIDSRFQAPARSSEVQRVKQAVVEQAFVAKLLAADPTAKIVSVGDFNDYQFSPALTALTNGGGLRDLVNELPEKEQYSYVYQGNSQVLDHILVSPEVGYAKYDVVHINSEFAQQASDHDPQIVRVKP from the coding sequence GTGACCACGCCCACCGCTCCCCGCCCCCGCTCCCGCAGGGCGCTGCTGCGCGCGACCCTCCTCCCGGCCGGCCTGGCCGCCTCGCTCGTGCTCGTCCCGCTGCCGTCCGCCTTCGCCGCGCCGTCCGCCGACGCGGTCGTCGCCGAGGTCTACGGCGGCGGCGGCAACTCCGGCGCCACGCTGAAGAACGACTTCATCGAGCTGGCCAACAAGGGCGGCGCGGCCTTCGGCCTCACCGGCTGGAGCGTCCAGTACATCTCGGCCTCGCCGGGCGCGAACTCGCAGTGGTCCGTGACCCCGCTGACCGGTTCGATAGCCCCCGGCGGGCGCTACCTGGTCGCCGAGGCGGCCGGCGCGGGCGGCACCGTCGCGCTGCCGACGCCGGACGCCACGGGCAGCCTGGCGCTCTCCGGCACCGCCGGCACCGTCGCCCTCGTCCAGGGCACCGACCCGCTGACCTGCAAGACCGCCGCCGACTGCGCCGCCGACCCGCGGGTGCGCGACCTGGTCGGCTTCGGCACCGCCGTCGTCCGCGAGGGCGCCCCGGTCACCGGCGCGAGCAGCACCGCCTCGGTGGCCCGCCGCGCGAACCTCGCCGACACCGACGACAACGCCGCCGACCTGCTGGCCGGTGACCCGACCCCGGTGAACAGCTACGGCGAGTCCGCCAAGGGCACCACGCCCGGCGGCCCGACCGGCCCGACCGAGCCCGGCCCGCTGCGCATCCACGACATCCAGGGCGCCACCCGCCTCTCGCCGCAGCTGGGCAACACCGTGCCGGGCGTGCCCGGCATCGTCACCGGCGTGCGCGGCTACGGCTCCAAGGGCTTCTGGATCCAGGACCCGAACGCCGACGCCGACCCGGCCACCAGCGAGGCCCTGTTCGTCTACACCGGCAGCAAGGTCCCGACCGTGCAGGTCGGCGACTCCGTGCTGGTGACCGGCAAGGTCGCCGAGTACTACCCGAACTACGCCGGCGGCTCGCAGTCGCTCACCCAGCTGACCGCCCCGGCGATCACCGTGCTCTCCTCCGGCAACGCCGTTCCGGCGCCGGTCCAGGTCAGCACCCGCAACATCCCCGGCACCTACACCCCGGAGGCCGCCGGCGGCTCGATCGAGGGCCTCACCCTGCAGCCCGAGAAGTACGCCCTGGACTTCTACGAGTCGCTGGAGGGCATGAACGTCCAGGTCAAGGACGTCCGGGTGATCCAGGCGACCGACAAGTACAACGAGCTCTGGGTCGCCGCCGACGCGCAGGACCAGAGGAGCAAGCGCGGCGGCGTGCTCTACGAGTCGTACCGCGAGCCCAACGTCGGCCGCCTGATGGTCCAGCAGCTGGCGCCGGTCGCCCAGCAGCCGTTCCCGGTCGCCAACGTGGGCGACCTGCTCACCGGCACCACCACCGGCCCGCTGGACTACAACTCCTTCGGCGGCTACACGCTGGCCGCCACCTCGATCGGCGCCGTCCAGGACAACCACCTGGAGCGCGAGGTGACCGCCCCGGCGGCCGACCGCGAGGCCACCATCGCCACGTACAACGTGGAGAACCTGGCCCCCGGCAACCCGGACAGCAAGTTCGCCGAGCTGGCCCAGGCCGTCGTCACCAACCTGCGCTCGCCCGACGTCATCGCCCTGGAGGAGATCCAGGACAACAACGGCGCCACCAGCAACGGCACGGTCGACGCGAGCGTCACCGTCGCCAAGTTCATCGCCGCCATCCAGGCGGCCGGCGGCCCGGCGTACGACTGGCGCTCCGTCAACCCGGTGGACGGCAAGGACGGCGGCGAGCCCGGCGGCAACATCCGTCAGGTGTTCCTGTTCAACCCGCAGCGGATCTCCTTCACGGACGTCCCCGTCGCCGACCCCACCAACACCCCCGTGGACGTGACGGGCACCGGCGCGGCCGCCTCGCTGACCGCCTCGCCCGGCCGGATCGACCCGGGGAACGAAGCGTGGGCCAACAGCCGCAAGCCGCTGATCGGCCAGTTCAGCTTCCGTGGCAAGAAGCTCTTCGTGATCGCCAACCACTTCAACAGCAAGGGCGGCGACCAGGGCATCGACAGCCGCTTCCAGGCCCCGGCCCGCAGCTCCGAGGTGCAGCGCGTCAAGCAGGCCGTCGTCGAGCAGGCCTTCGTGGCCAAGCTGCTCGCCGCCGACCCCACCGCGAAGATCGTCTCGGTCGGTGACTTCAACGACTACCAGTTCTCCCCGGCGCTGACCGCGCTCACCAACGGCGGCGGGCTGCGCGACCTGGTGAACGAGCTGCCCGAGAAGGAGCAGTACTCGTACGTCTACCAGGGCAACTCGCAGGTGCTGGACCACATCCTGGTCAGCCCCGAGGTCGGCTACGCCAAGTACGACGTGGTGCACATCAACAGCGAGTTCGCCCAGCAGGCGAGCGACCACGACCCGCAGATCGTGCGCGTCAAGCCCTGA
- a CDS encoding alpha/beta hydrolase, producing MFRLTGLPLQIIAVVAAIAVFAATMWLWPRFGGRTWKDWLGRIGAFLATQLAVLVAMGLIANGYFGFYSSWSDLLGSDGGPGTVVDHRPNAAVAVMGEQRVYSAQGSVRDRSGLIQKIDVHGAATGLRSEAYVYLPPQYFQPQYAKHAFPMALVLAGYPGSAEKLITLMQYPASTLQAIEQKKLPPTVLVLMRPTIAGNRDTECMDVPGGPQVETFFTADLPKALATTYRLSADPGARAVIGNSTGGYCALKFALRKPDAYRSAISLSGYYTAPIDQTTGDLFAGDDRLKQENDLLWRLRNKPAAPVALLLATSYDENNYQETQAMVGAFKAPTMLSTITLDTGGHNFHTWTREIPPALEWLGKHLTVPQEA from the coding sequence GTGTTCAGGCTCACCGGACTCCCGTTGCAGATCATCGCCGTCGTCGCGGCGATCGCCGTGTTCGCCGCCACCATGTGGCTCTGGCCGAGATTCGGCGGCCGGACCTGGAAGGACTGGCTCGGCCGGATCGGCGCCTTCCTCGCCACCCAGCTCGCCGTCCTGGTCGCGATGGGCCTCATCGCCAACGGCTACTTCGGCTTCTACAGCTCCTGGAGCGACCTGCTCGGCTCCGACGGCGGTCCCGGCACCGTGGTCGACCACCGGCCGAACGCCGCCGTGGCCGTGATGGGTGAACAGCGGGTCTACTCCGCCCAGGGATCGGTGCGGGACCGCTCGGGCCTGATCCAGAAGATCGACGTGCACGGGGCCGCCACCGGCCTGCGCAGCGAGGCGTACGTCTACCTGCCGCCGCAGTACTTCCAGCCCCAGTACGCCAAGCACGCCTTCCCGATGGCACTGGTGCTGGCCGGCTACCCCGGCTCGGCCGAGAAGCTCATCACGCTGATGCAGTACCCGGCCTCCACCCTGCAGGCCATCGAGCAGAAGAAGCTCCCGCCGACCGTCCTGGTGCTGATGCGCCCGACCATCGCCGGCAACCGGGACACCGAGTGCATGGACGTCCCCGGCGGCCCGCAGGTCGAGACCTTCTTCACCGCCGACCTGCCGAAGGCGCTCGCCACCACCTACCGGCTCTCCGCCGACCCCGGTGCGCGGGCCGTGATCGGCAACTCCACCGGCGGCTACTGCGCGTTGAAGTTCGCCCTGCGCAAGCCCGACGCGTACCGCTCGGCGATCTCGCTGTCCGGCTACTACACGGCGCCGATCGACCAGACCACCGGCGACCTGTTCGCCGGGGACGACCGGCTCAAGCAGGAGAACGACCTGCTCTGGCGGCTCCGGAACAAGCCGGCCGCCCCGGTCGCCCTGCTGCTGGCCACCAGCTACGACGAGAACAACTACCAGGAGACCCAGGCCATGGTGGGCGCGTTCAAGGCCCCCACCATGCTCTCCACCATCACCCTGGACACCGGCGGCCACAACTTCCACACCTGGACGCGGGAGATCCCGCCCGCCCTGGAGTGGCTCGGCAAGCACCTGACGGTCCCCCAGGAGGCGTAG
- a CDS encoding HoxN/HupN/NixA family nickel/cobalt transporter, with protein sequence MTSAPPVTQVAPAIRWRDRLTRDEWIRLAGMGGFVLALHVIGWFTLLAVIAPKHYDVGGQVFGVGMGLTAYTLGMRHAFDADHIAAIDNTTRKLMGQGKRPLSVGFWFSLGHSSIVFGLCALLAFGIQSLAGQVESDDSTLHTATGLIGVTVSGVFLVLIGLINLGAFNGILKVFRKMRQGEFDEAELERQLDKRGFMNRILGRVTRAVTKPWHMYPVGLLFGLGFDTATEVSLLVLAGGAAAFSLPWYALLVLPVLFAAGMSLLDTIDGSFMNFAYEWAFSKPVRKIYYNLTVTGLSVIVALVIGVIELVGLLGEKLDITSGPVAWVGELDLNLVGYAIVGLFVLTWAGALAFWKLGKVEEKWSAGLDKAAASAAD encoded by the coding sequence ATGACCAGCGCGCCCCCAGTCACCCAGGTGGCCCCCGCTATCAGATGGCGCGACCGGCTCACCCGCGACGAGTGGATACGCCTGGCCGGCATGGGCGGCTTCGTCCTCGCCCTGCACGTGATCGGCTGGTTCACCCTGCTCGCGGTCATCGCGCCCAAGCACTACGACGTCGGCGGCCAGGTCTTCGGCGTCGGGATGGGCCTCACCGCCTACACCCTCGGGATGCGGCACGCCTTCGACGCCGACCACATCGCCGCCATCGACAACACCACCCGCAAGCTGATGGGCCAGGGCAAGCGCCCGCTCTCGGTCGGCTTCTGGTTCTCGCTCGGCCACTCGTCGATCGTCTTCGGGCTCTGCGCGCTGCTCGCCTTCGGCATCCAGTCCCTGGCCGGCCAGGTCGAGTCCGACGACTCCACCCTGCACACCGCCACCGGTCTGATCGGCGTCACCGTCTCCGGCGTGTTCCTGGTGCTGATCGGCCTGATCAACCTCGGTGCCTTCAACGGCATCCTCAAGGTCTTCCGCAAGATGCGGCAGGGCGAGTTCGACGAGGCGGAGCTGGAGCGCCAGCTCGACAAGCGCGGCTTCATGAACCGCATCCTCGGCCGCGTCACCCGGGCCGTCACCAAGCCCTGGCACATGTACCCCGTCGGCCTGCTCTTCGGCCTCGGCTTCGACACCGCCACCGAGGTCTCGCTGCTGGTGCTGGCCGGCGGCGCGGCGGCCTTCTCGCTGCCCTGGTACGCGCTGCTGGTGCTGCCCGTCCTGTTCGCCGCCGGCATGAGCCTGCTGGACACCATCGACGGCTCGTTCATGAACTTCGCGTACGAGTGGGCCTTCTCCAAGCCCGTCCGCAAGATCTACTACAACCTCACCGTCACCGGCCTGTCCGTGATCGTCGCCCTGGTCATCGGCGTGATCGAGCTGGTCGGGCTGCTCGGCGAGAAGCTCGACATCACCAGCGGCCCGGTCGCCTGGGTCGGCGAGCTGGACCTCAACCTGGTGGGTTACGCCATCGTCGGCCTGTTCGTCCTCACCTGGGCCGGCGCGCTGGCGTTCTGGAAGTTGGGCAAGGTCGAGGAGAAGTGGTCGGCCGGGCTGGACAAGGCGGCGGCCTCCGCCGCCGACTGA